The genomic stretch CCAGTGGAATTTGATGAGAGACAGGGACGACTTTAGAGTCATCATGAAGGCACTACCGAATCTGGAGGAATGGCAGGGCTCTTACAGCAAGCCAAAGTCTAAGAGCTACATCACTGCTTCAGATTTTCTACCGCTCCTCCCGAATCACGTCACCAACCTTTCTCTCTGCATGGAAAGCGACTATCGACGAGAGGGAGTGATGCCGGCTTTTTACTACAAAGTGGCACAAAAGGCTCATCTCTGCTCCAGCCTAGCGTTTGTCTTGCCATCATTGGAACATTTTGCCTATACAGGACGCATCTGCCACCATGCCTTTGATGTGGCGTCGCGCCTGGCTGACCCGCTGACGACCAAGCTCAAATCTGTCGACATCACGGTCAAAAACTGCTGCCGTCGGGCTTTCAGCTTCCATGATTCTGGCTCTGGAATCCAGGACATGGCATTTATCGAGGCCTTTGAGAAACTGGTTCTCTCTGCTGTCCGCTCGATGGAAAAGTTCAAGAGACTCGAGTACTTGAGGGTTCGCTTTGTTGATCTAGGTATGCTTATGACTGTGGCTCCCTTTCTCACGAAAACTGCTAACATTTCTGGCTAGATTCTGTATTACCGCCGCTCAACCCATTCTTCTTGATGCAGAATGGCAAGTGCACTGGAGTCTGGAGCGAGCAAATCATAGCCGAGATGAACAGGGTCCGACCAGAGACCTCGTTCCCCGGATTGAGCGACACTTTTGGCAACATTGTCTATAGCAAAGACGGCCGGATGATTATTGCGCCTGAGCCATCCAGGTCGCGCATTACGTCTCTGAAATTGTCCAATTATCGATCTCTCGCTACCAGAATTACCATTCAGTAAATCTTGGGTCCAACTTTCGATCGCAGGAagctcgccagcagcaagttACAACAAAATGACAGTTACGACGAGCATTTTCGGATTTCTTACTTCTAAAATTTAAAATGAAGATAAAAATCTGCCTCATTCATCTATGGAGTAAAGTACAATAGCGAAAACCGCAATGGACATgttatctttttctttttttttctctttttttttttctttttttcgcggTCGCTTGAGGCGTTTTATAAATCTTTATAACAGCACAAAGCGAGGAATTATGGGATCTGGGTTCTGAGATTTTTGTCCCAACGTTGCGATTTTCATACCCTGGGACAGTCAAATAATGCGAACAAAGCTTGGAGttggtcttttttctcactGCTCATGGATATATGGGATCCGGCAGAAGTCGGGTGTGATGGATGGTATTGCTTAGTATGGCTTTGATGGGGGTTAATTCTCAGTGACTGGACAGTACGCACATGAATGCGGAGGCGGGAAGGACAATGCGAGGAAATTGATATAATGGGTGAAATAATGTTGATACCCGCAGTGAAATTTCGGTACTTAGGCCACACAGTCACAATTGGTTCCATATAATCTCCAATGAAGCTGGTATAGGTTGTGAATGGCTATTCTAGAGAGAAAATGATGTTTTTATTTTGTAAACTATATTCTCTTTGATAAGGAACACTACCGATCCATTTATGCAGTGTGTACTTTTTGGAGCCTGACTTCCGCACCGTCGCTGATGATTATCCCCAGTATCCAACAGTTGATGAGGAAAAACCCCAATGAAGCAAGCCACATCCCCGGAAAGAAGGTGCTGACGCCAAGAAATTCGAGTTCGTAAccttgctgcagccaagcGGCTTGGCCTAGGACCCAAAGAAGCAGAGCCGCAATGCCCCGGCTGGGAACGCGGAGCATGGAGGATCCAGGCAGATAGAgaggcaagaagatgatatACCAAAGGAAGTACTATAccaaaaagtaaaaaaatgTGAGTAGGAATGATAAAGCATGTAGGATGATTTGACTACACTTACCTGTGAGGTGCAGACCTTGTTGAATgtgacaaaggcaaaggttTGAGCCATCATGGAGGTGGCGAGGTCCTTCTTGGCAAGGACAAAGGGGATCAGGAAGCAGGAGAGGAGCAGTTGAGGGAGAAATGCGTGGagcgagctggaagatgggtCGGCGGATGCGAGATAGAGGAAGATGTTGTAAGGCGAAAAGTTGTGGCGGTGGTCGATGCGGGTGACGTGATGGAAGTAGGAATGGACAAGGAAAGGGGTTCCATAGCTGTGATGCCAAGGTTAGCTGGGGGTGATTGTTTCTGCTATGAGAAGGGGGGAAGGAGACGCACATGTAGTACATGAGAACGTTGAGTCCCATAAAGGTCAGTAAGCTGATGAGAGTAAGCTGGATCCTCTGGGGAGAGAGGAATCGAGTGATGGTGTCTGTGAATGAAGCTGAAGGTTTAGAAGCCCCCCTTGCCGAGATGCTCATTGTCCATCCACCATATAATCGCCGGCGCATAAATAAAGGGGTATATCTTGAAGTGCACGCTCAACCCCAAGATGAACCCGGCCAACCCGATTCTCTTCCCCTCAACAGCCCACAGCAGGGC from Trichoderma atroviride chromosome 3, complete sequence encodes the following:
- a CDS encoding uncharacterized protein (TransMembrane:6 (i78-95o149-169i197-216o257-276i288-314o359-378i)~CAZy:GT50), whose amino-acid sequence is MAEVKRGQKWRQRTPKTANEMTAFTQIWNHELEAHLIHHNTLSLELSVLVTHLTQRLRNQPPPWLPQPSPLFSVQSPLFSLAALLRLILLFYGIWQDAHSAVKYTDIDYLVFTDAARYVSQGLSPYHRETYRYTPLLAWMLVPTATPQLFSFGKVVFALADLLAGWLIIRVLTKQRGMSVERADTITRFLSPQRIQLTLISLLTFMGLNVLMYYIYGTPFLVHSYFHHVTRIDHRHNFSPYNIFLYLASADPSSSSLHAFLPQLLLSCFLIPFVLAKKDLATSMMAQTFAFVTFNKVCTSQYFLWYIIFLPLYLPGSSMLRVPSRGIAALLLWVLGQAAWLQQGYELEFLGVSTFFPGMWLASLGFFLINCWILGIIISDGAEVRLQKVHTA